ATTCTGATGATATTGCTGAGTGTATGGATAAGATCTACCTAGCGTGGGATTATTTCAAGCATGGGGGCAGGGGTGAGCTTGCCCTTGAAAATATTGTCGTGGTTAGGGTCGAAGATATCACTGACAGGACGATTGTTTTTGGTGATAGGTACGAATATAGGTATGGATTTGATGTAGAATTAAGGTTCTTGCATGAGATCGAGAGGATAAGACCAACGATAGAAACATATAAATTTAAGAAAGGAAATAATAAATGATATTAGATTTTCCAGTTAATATAACTAGAAAAACTGTGGCGGTATCTGAAAGAGGGTTTGGGACAATCCTAATCCTTGATACTGAAACAGAGAGAGAATTTGAATATCTAGATAGTAAAAATCTAGATAAGTTAGGAGCTGGCAAGGCTAAGAAGATAGCTGATAGGCTTTTTATGCAGAAGCCTCAACCTCAGGAGGTGGCTATCGTGGGTCAGGTTGGCAAAGCGAGTGAAGTCTTTAAAAAGGCCTTGGATGCTAATAAGGATTTCTTTTTTGTTGTGTGTACTGATAATTCGGCGGAGGCTATAAAGGCTTTATCTGATCAATGCCAGGTAAATAATAAAATTTATGCGGTTACTGTGAATGATATTGCTGAGGCTAAGGCTCTAAAAGGTGTTGGAGATAACACTTTTGTGGGCTTTCATGATGATGTTGATTCTTACCTTGCTGAGGGTTTGGCGGTGATTATGTCTTATAAAATAGGGGGTAAGACTGCTAAATTTAAGCAGATACAAGGTGTTGATGAGGCTAATATAAATCTTACTGACATGAAAGAGCTTGATGGTAAGAATATCTTTACTTATGAAAAGAAGTTGGGAGTGTTACAGACTACTGAAGGCAAGATGTTATCGGGTGAATATATAGATATTGTTCTTGGTGAGTACTGGATTAGGTTTAGGATGGAAGAGAGGATGCAGAGACTTGCTATAACTCAAGATAAGATACCATATACTAACCGAGGTATTGCTATGCTTGTATCAGTGGCTGAGCAAGTCCTTAATCAGGCGGTCGATATGGGAATTATCGAGGCTGGTCAATATAGGGTTGACTATAGAAAAAGAGAGGATGTCCCAAGTAACGATGTAGCTTTGAGGAAATATGACTACATTGTTTGGACTGCTATGCTCCAAGGGGCTATCCATAGCGGACAGATCTCTGGTATTTTGACTTATGAATTGGTTAATAAGGAGGGTGAACAATAATGGTTAGAACTTACGATCAAGATTTAGTATCAATAGCACTTGGGAATATGTTTCTTACTGGTTATGCTGAGGATACCAAGGTAGAAACTGAAAAAAATGAGGATGATGTTTATACTACTGTTGGTATAGATGGGACTACTACCTACTCTGAAAATGCTGATAGGACTGCAAAGGCTAAAATATCTTTGATGACTTCTAGCCCTTGCTTGCCTAGGATATATGAAATAGCTAAAAATAGGGAGTCTTTCCCTTTGTCAATTATCGATATGAACGATGATAGCGAAAATATTGTTTGTGATGATTGTAGGATTATAAAAAGACCTAACCAGGTAACTAAAAAACAGGCTGAGGCTGTTGAGTTTGAGGTCTTTATACCTGAATGGAAATAAGGAGGATAAATGACTGAGTCTAAATTTAAAAATAAAAAAATAGAAAAAAATGGAGTGGAATATATCATCCAGAAATACCCTTTGCTAGAGGCTTTGAAGCTTAAAAAATCCTGGTTAAATAAGGATCTACCAGAGGGTATAGATGATATAAAGATGTATCAAGTTTGTCTGGATAGTTTTGTGGTATCTCCTAAAAAGACTATAAATGATTTTGATAGTTTAGAGGAATTGGCGGATTTATGCGTGGAGTGTATAGAGTATAACTTTATGGGAAAGTCCAAATAAAAGACCTTGAAGATGAGGTGGCTGGTCTATATGAGTCATATTATAGGCCTGCTATGATTCTTTTGAGGGATGGAGTACTCACCTATAAAGAATTTAAGGATCTCACGGATGAGGAGTTTCGAGAGGTCTATTATGCTTATTACTTACTTCGAGAGGAAGAAGACGAAGAGTATAAGAGATTAGAAGAAGAAGCGAAAAGGAAGGCTAAGAATGGCTAATTCTAGGGAATTAATAATTGGAATAAGGACGAAAGATGCCAGTAAGGCCTCCAAGGATCTAAAGGATATTGATAAGTCTATAAAGGGGGCGGAAAAGTCTACTAGGGGCTTTAAGAAAGAAACTGACGGGGCTAGGAAGTCCCTTTTTTCTTTGACTGGAGCTGGGAAAGGCTTACAGGCTTTAGGGGGCAAGATTAGTGCTTTAGGGGGTAAGATCAATAGGTTTGGTAAGTCGGTTACAAAAGCGATGTTGCCTTTGACGGGTGCTATAGCTGGCGGTACTAAGATGTTTTTAGACCTAGACAATTCAATTAGGAAAGTATCTACCCTAAGTGGAGATGTATTACCTGTTGAAAAAATCAGGGAAGAAACTAGAAGAATATCTGATATGACTGGGGTTGCTTCTAAAGAAGTTGCTGAGTCAATGTATAGTGCTTTATCAGCGAGTGTTGATCCTAGCAAGGTTGTAGGTTTTACAGAGTCGGCAGTTATGTTTGCTAAAGCTGGTTTTACTGAATTACCTACTGCCATTGATGTTACTACTACAGCTTTAAATGCTTATGGAGATAAGGCTGAGTCGGCAAGTAAAATTCATGATATATTGATAAAAACTCAAAACCTAGGTAAAACAACTGTTGATGAATTGGCAAACTCCATAGGTAACGTGATACCAATTGCGGCTGCAAATGAGGTAGGTATAGATCAGTTAGGTGCGGCTTATTCTTTGCTAACTTATAAAGGTATTGATACTAATAAATCCACTACAGGCTTAAACTCAATGCTGGCTGAATTAGCTACTACAGGTACAAAGGTAGACAAGGTTTTAAGACAAAAAACTGGTAAAAGTTTTAAAGGGTTGATGGGAGATGGTAGAAGCCTAGGAGATGTTTTGGGCATCCTTGAAGAACAAGCAAAAGCTAGCGGTTTGAGTATGCAAGATATGTTCGGAAATTTTAACGCTGGTAAGATTGCTTTGTCTCTTGCTAATGACGGTACTGAAAAATACAATAAAACACTAAAAGAGATGCAGAATTCAGATGGAATAACCGAGTTAAACTTTGAAGCGATGCTAGGACCTGGAGAAAAGCTTGCTAGGGTAACAAATAAGATTAAGAATAATTTAATCGAATTAGGCGGTCAGGCTGTGCCTTATCTTGAAATTTTAGGTGATAAGATTTCAGAGTTGACAGATTGGTTTGCTAACCTGGATGAGGGGACTAAGTCAACCATAGTCCAGTGGGGGCTTATCCTTATTGCGGCAGGGCCTGTGATAGCTATATTTGGGACTGTCGTTGGAGTTTTGGGAAAGGTTCTCATGGTTGGAGGATTTTTGCTCCAAGGTATAGGACTTTTGGCTGGAGCGGCTGGACTTTTAGGGCAAGGTTTGCTTTTTATAGTTACTGCGGCAGGTCCTGTGGTATGGATTTTGGCGGCTGTTGGATTTGCTGTTGTTTGGCTTATAAAGCATTTTCAGTCGATCAAGCAAAGAGCGGAGGAACTTGGCGGAGGTATGGGATGGCTTAAAGCGATTCTGGAAGAGGTCAAGGGGTCTTTTAGCTCTATGGGGAGCAAGGCTCTTGGGGTGCTTGATGCGATAAAAAGAAAATGGGAAGCGGTGAAAAACTTCCTGAAGAACCCTATTCAAGGTGTGATCAATCTATTTACTAGAGGGGGTGGAAATATCCCATCATCTGGCAAAGGTGGGGGCGGTCATTTAAATAATGGCAGGGGAGCGAGATCCCATGCTAGTGGTCTAAATTTTGTACCTTATGATAATTATTTGGCTAACCTCCACAAAGGTGAGATTGTCCTAACCGCCAAGGCCAGCGAAGAGTATCGAGCTTTGGGTGGTGATAAGGACAGAGTGCCAAGGATGATTACTACTAACAATACCACGAATACAAGTACAAGCTCCAATACTGTAAATAATTCAAGCCCAGTAGTAAATAATTATTTTAATATCCAGTCTAATAATCCTACTGATGTTGCAAGTGAGATAGAAAATATCTTTAGAAACCTAAGACTACAGAGGGTGTGATATGCAGAAGTTATTAGTTAGATTAGGG
This window of the Anaerococcus mediterraneensis genome carries:
- a CDS encoding LIC_12616 family protein; this translates as MIGKLKKEIVKGLNSYTGLEVVDTDNNYRRPERPFYSYKIMSIKTNVSGEGNYSEDFPKSLDERFKHDYKEMVELQPQVVISFNCYSDDIAECMDKIYLAWDYFKHGGRGELALENIVVVRVEDITDRTIVFGDRYEYRYGFDVELRFLHEIERIRPTIETYKFKKGNNK
- a CDS encoding phage tail tape measure protein, with amino-acid sequence MANSRELIIGIRTKDASKASKDLKDIDKSIKGAEKSTRGFKKETDGARKSLFSLTGAGKGLQALGGKISALGGKINRFGKSVTKAMLPLTGAIAGGTKMFLDLDNSIRKVSTLSGDVLPVEKIREETRRISDMTGVASKEVAESMYSALSASVDPSKVVGFTESAVMFAKAGFTELPTAIDVTTTALNAYGDKAESASKIHDILIKTQNLGKTTVDELANSIGNVIPIAAANEVGIDQLGAAYSLLTYKGIDTNKSTTGLNSMLAELATTGTKVDKVLRQKTGKSFKGLMGDGRSLGDVLGILEEQAKASGLSMQDMFGNFNAGKIALSLANDGTEKYNKTLKEMQNSDGITELNFEAMLGPGEKLARVTNKIKNNLIELGGQAVPYLEILGDKISELTDWFANLDEGTKSTIVQWGLILIAAGPVIAIFGTVVGVLGKVLMVGGFLLQGIGLLAGAAGLLGQGLLFIVTAAGPVVWILAAVGFAVVWLIKHFQSIKQRAEELGGGMGWLKAILEEVKGSFSSMGSKALGVLDAIKRKWEAVKNFLKNPIQGVINLFTRGGGNIPSSGKGGGGHLNNGRGARSHASGLNFVPYDNYLANLHKGEIVLTAKASEEYRALGGDKDRVPRMITTNNTTNTSTSSNTVNNSSPVVNNYFNIQSNNPTDVASEIENIFRNLRLQRV
- a CDS encoding phage structural protein; translation: MVRTYDQDLVSIALGNMFLTGYAEDTKVETEKNEDDVYTTVGIDGTTTYSENADRTAKAKISLMTSSPCLPRIYEIAKNRESFPLSIIDMNDDSENIVCDDCRIIKRPNQVTKKQAEAVEFEVFIPEWK
- a CDS encoding DUF3383 family protein, coding for MILDFPVNITRKTVAVSERGFGTILILDTETEREFEYLDSKNLDKLGAGKAKKIADRLFMQKPQPQEVAIVGQVGKASEVFKKALDANKDFFFVVCTDNSAEAIKALSDQCQVNNKIYAVTVNDIAEAKALKGVGDNTFVGFHDDVDSYLAEGLAVIMSYKIGGKTAKFKQIQGVDEANINLTDMKELDGKNIFTYEKKLGVLQTTEGKMLSGEYIDIVLGEYWIRFRMEERMQRLAITQDKIPYTNRGIAMLVSVAEQVLNQAVDMGIIEAGQYRVDYRKREDVPSNDVALRKYDYIVWTAMLQGAIHSGQISGILTYELVNKEGEQ